One Bacillus amyloliquefaciens DSM 7 = ATCC 23350 DNA window includes the following coding sequences:
- the rimM gene encoding ribosome maturation factor RimM (Essential for efficient processing of 16S rRNA), giving the protein MTNRWFNVGKIVNTHGIKGEVRVISKTDFAEERYKPGNTLYLFAEGAAEPVKVTVNTHRLHKQFHLLQFKEMPSLNEVEHLRNMIIKVPEEDLGELEEDEFYFHEIIGCEVVSEDGELIGTVKEILTPGANDVWVVARKGKKDALIPYIASVVKDININEKKIMIHVMEGLIDE; this is encoded by the coding sequence ATGACAAACAGATGGTTTAATGTAGGCAAAATTGTAAATACCCACGGCATTAAAGGCGAAGTGCGGGTTATTTCTAAAACGGACTTTGCCGAAGAACGGTACAAGCCCGGCAATACGCTCTATTTGTTTGCGGAAGGAGCCGCGGAGCCTGTTAAAGTAACGGTCAACACCCACAGGCTTCACAAACAGTTTCATCTGCTGCAATTCAAAGAAATGCCGAGCCTCAATGAAGTCGAGCACCTAAGAAACATGATCATCAAAGTCCCTGAAGAAGACTTGGGAGAGCTTGAAGAAGACGAATTTTATTTTCATGAAATCATCGGCTGCGAAGTTGTATCAGAGGACGGGGAACTGATCGGCACAGTAAAGGAAATCTTGACGCCCGGAGCTAATGACGTATGGGTAGTTGCGAGAAAAGGAAAAAAAGATGCGCTCATTCCGTATATTGCTTCTGTGGTAAAGGATATTAATATAAATGAGAAGAAAATTATGATTCATGTAATGGAAGGGTTAATAGACGAATGA
- the trmD gene encoding tRNA (guanosine(37)-N1)-methyltransferase TrmD, translated as MKIDFLTLFPEMFQGVLGSSILQKAQEKEAVRFDVINFRAFSDNKHQTVDDYPYGGGAGMVLKPQPVFDAVEKLTADTDAKPRIILVCPQGERFTQKKAEELAEEEHLMFICGHYEGYDERIREHLVTDEISIGDFVLTGGELPAMMIADSVVRLLPGVLGKEASHMEDSFSTGLLEHPHYTRPADYKGLKVPETLLSGNHAKINEWRNKESIRRTFLRRPDLLENYPLTDEQRKWISEWENE; from the coding sequence ATGAAAATCGACTTTTTAACACTGTTTCCCGAAATGTTTCAAGGGGTGCTCGGCTCATCCATCCTGCAAAAAGCACAGGAAAAAGAGGCGGTTCGTTTTGACGTCATCAATTTCCGCGCTTTTTCGGATAATAAACACCAAACGGTTGATGATTACCCGTACGGCGGGGGAGCCGGGATGGTGTTAAAGCCGCAGCCCGTATTTGATGCCGTTGAAAAGCTGACAGCCGATACGGACGCCAAACCGCGCATTATTCTCGTCTGCCCGCAGGGTGAACGTTTTACTCAGAAGAAAGCCGAGGAGCTGGCGGAAGAGGAACATTTGATGTTTATCTGCGGACATTACGAAGGGTATGATGAACGGATCCGGGAACACCTTGTCACTGATGAAATCTCCATCGGGGATTTTGTGCTGACCGGGGGAGAGCTCCCCGCGATGATGATTGCCGACAGCGTTGTCAGGCTTTTGCCGGGCGTCCTGGGAAAAGAAGCATCTCACATGGAGGATTCCTTCAGCACGGGGCTTTTAGAGCATCCGCATTATACAAGGCCGGCAGATTATAAAGGCTTAAAAGTGCCTGAGACCCTTCTGTCCGGAAACCATGCCAAAATAAACGAATGGCGCAATAAAGAATCAATCAGAAGAACCTTTTTAAGACGTCCGGATCTTCTTGAAAACTATCCTCTTACTGATGAGCAAAGAAAATGGATTTCCGAGTGGGAAAACGAATAG
- the rplS gene encoding 50S ribosomal protein L19 — MQKLIQDITKEQLRTDLPAFRPGDTLRVHVKVVEGNRERIQIFEGVVIKRRGGGISETFTVRKISYGVGVERTFPVHTPKIAKIEVVRYGKVRRAKLYYLRELRGKAARIKEIRR, encoded by the coding sequence ATGCAAAAACTAATTCAAGATATCACAAAAGAACAGCTTCGCACTGATCTTCCTGCGTTCCGTCCTGGTGACACTTTACGTGTACACGTAAAAGTTGTTGAGGGTAACCGTGAGCGTATCCAGATCTTTGAAGGTGTTGTGATCAAGCGTCGTGGTGGTGGAATCAGCGAAACGTTCACAGTTCGTAAGATTTCTTACGGTGTTGGCGTTGAACGTACATTCCCTGTACACACACCAAAAATCGCGAAAATCGAAGTTGTACGTTACGGTAAAGTACGTCGCGCTAAGCTTTACTACCTGCGTGAACTTCGCGGAAAAGCGGCTCGTATTAAAGAAATCAGACGATAA
- a CDS encoding YlqD family protein → MQIIHRVTVMQVLTEQSKEKLLASFAEKKQTLERECSQLYFQLRKHEKDQQNPDVAESFKKAIEKRQDKIKMIDFQISQTHSLPLGSEVKEKEIDALLSIDVGDNWHEKTAANTIVIKDGVVIEIRPR, encoded by the coding sequence ATGCAGATTATTCACAGGGTAACCGTTATGCAGGTTCTGACCGAGCAAAGTAAAGAAAAGCTTTTGGCCTCTTTTGCAGAAAAAAAGCAAACGCTTGAACGAGAATGCAGCCAGCTCTATTTTCAGCTTAGAAAACATGAAAAAGATCAGCAGAATCCAGATGTGGCGGAATCTTTTAAAAAAGCCATTGAAAAGAGACAAGACAAAATCAAAATGATCGATTTCCAAATAAGCCAGACACACTCGCTCCCGCTCGGAAGCGAAGTGAAGGAAAAGGAGATCGATGCGCTGCTTTCAATTGACGTCGGTGATAACTGGCATGAAAAAACAGCGGCAAATACCATCGTCATAAAAGACGGGGTAGTGATTGAAATTCGCCCGAGGTGA